One genomic segment of Clostridium saccharoperbutylacetonicum N1-4(HMT) includes these proteins:
- the dltD gene encoding D-alanyl-lipoteichoic acid biosynthesis protein DltD → MKKIISLLIPIMIAVLVTVAVNSFLDKKIEVLTKQKDISVMGKKFSDFVKDKSSLDKKLLSDKGDLFLLASSEMSIKVPQNPLKLFPIKGENYDLSGFGRAFSQSLQQANYLGGADINDNQKVAYVLSIQWFEKQNELDPASFVANFSEVQFYKFLNNPKISENNKRYYADRVYNFLTKAKKYSPEAYYAKLYLDSSKFSTFQKAAFKPYYEMKQYLLDVQDKALIYEELKDLPNIADKKQPKEIDWDEEYKKIENENEKLISTNELKLEDNYYKEYLGSTVSKHKGECKSDDLLSAKEMDDYKFFLSVCKDLNIKPYIILQPANGWYADYEELSKDARQNYYEEIKKLSKDSGFEVLDLSQYEYKQYFLFDTQHFGKEGWLKVDEEIYKHFK, encoded by the coding sequence ATGAAAAAAATAATAAGTTTACTAATACCAATAATGATTGCTGTACTTGTAACAGTTGCAGTAAATTCATTTTTGGATAAAAAAATAGAGGTATTAACCAAGCAAAAAGATATTAGTGTAATGGGAAAAAAGTTTTCTGATTTTGTAAAGGATAAGAGTTCTCTAGATAAAAAATTATTGTCTGACAAGGGAGATTTATTCTTGCTTGCTTCTTCCGAAATGAGTATAAAGGTACCACAAAATCCGTTGAAGTTATTTCCTATTAAAGGAGAAAACTATGATTTAAGTGGTTTTGGAAGGGCATTTTCACAAAGTTTACAGCAAGCTAATTATCTTGGTGGTGCAGATATTAATGATAATCAAAAAGTTGCATATGTCCTATCGATTCAATGGTTTGAAAAACAAAATGAATTAGATCCAGCTAGCTTTGTGGCTAATTTTTCAGAAGTGCAATTTTATAAATTTTTAAATAATCCTAAGATAAGTGAAAATAATAAAAGGTATTATGCAGATAGAGTCTATAACTTTCTAACAAAAGCTAAAAAGTATTCACCAGAAGCATATTACGCTAAGTTATATTTGGATTCTAGCAAATTTTCGACGTTTCAAAAGGCTGCATTTAAACCATATTATGAGATGAAGCAATATTTGCTAGATGTTCAAGATAAGGCATTAATTTATGAGGAGCTTAAAGATTTGCCAAACATAGCTGATAAAAAACAGCCAAAAGAAATTGATTGGGATGAAGAATATAAAAAAATTGAGAATGAAAATGAAAAATTAATATCAACAAATGAGTTGAAGTTAGAGGATAACTATTATAAGGAGTACTTGGGAAGTACAGTGAGTAAACATAAAGGGGAATGTAAATCAGATGATTTGCTTTCAGCAAAGGAAATGGATGATTATAAATTTTTCTTGAGTGTTTGCAAAGATTTAAATATAAAACCGTATATTATATTGCAACCAGCTAATGGATGGTATGCTGATTATGAAGAACTTAGCAAAGATGCTAGACAGAATTATTATGAGGAGATTAAGAAGTTATCTAAGGACAGTGGATTTGAGGTTCTTGATTTATCTCAATATGAATATAAACAATATTTTTTATTTGATACTCAACATTTTGGAAAAGAAGGGTGGCTTAAGGTAGATGAAGAAATTTATAAACATTTTAAATAA
- the dltB gene encoding D-alanyl-lipoteichoic acid biosynthesis protein DltB, with protein sequence MTLVEYGDYFYLYVLAIALIPAIIMGLFEKKIKYYGIFLSILMIMAIMGIGKIFPLFLLFEITLIKTYSVLRKKTDNKYLYFLVLLCSMLPVVIFKISAVTIERSIGFIGLSYMNFKAIQMVIEIYDETIKEVSILKTLYFFLFFPTLISGPIDRSRRFESDLDKNISRNEYVNEYLYYGIKCIIRGIVYKFIIASIINSIWMSKIPTHITFINSMNYMYSYSLYLFFDFAGYTAFAVGTSYILGIRMPENFNKPFISKDMKEFWTRWHISLSKWFGDYIYSRFVLNSMRNKRFKSRFVASHVGQLLTMLIMGAWHDLKWYYIIYGLYQGLALVGTDIYQRKSKFYKNHKKEKWFQYAQIVITFHIACFGLLIFSGYLYNK encoded by the coding sequence ATGACATTAGTTGAATATGGCGATTACTTTTATTTATATGTGCTAGCAATTGCCTTAATACCTGCTATTATTATGGGATTGTTTGAAAAAAAAATTAAATATTATGGGATTTTCTTATCAATATTAATGATAATGGCAATAATGGGAATAGGGAAAATATTTCCTTTATTTTTACTTTTTGAAATTACATTAATTAAAACTTACTCTGTTTTAAGAAAAAAGACGGATAACAAATATTTATATTTTTTAGTACTGCTTTGTTCAATGTTGCCAGTTGTTATTTTTAAAATAAGTGCTGTAACGATTGAAAGAAGTATAGGATTTATAGGTCTTTCGTATATGAATTTCAAAGCTATTCAAATGGTTATAGAAATATATGACGAGACTATTAAAGAAGTTAGTATATTAAAAACACTATATTTCTTCTTGTTTTTTCCAACTTTAATTTCTGGTCCTATTGATAGATCAAGAAGATTTGAATCGGATTTAGATAAGAATATAAGCAGGAATGAATATGTTAATGAATATTTGTATTATGGGATAAAATGCATAATAAGAGGGATAGTATATAAATTTATTATAGCTAGTATAATTAATTCAATATGGATGAGTAAAATACCTACGCATATAACCTTTATTAATAGTATGAATTATATGTATTCATATAGCTTATATTTGTTCTTTGATTTTGCAGGATATACAGCTTTTGCAGTTGGTACAAGCTATATTTTAGGGATAAGAATGCCAGAAAACTTTAATAAACCATTTATTAGTAAGGATATGAAGGAGTTTTGGACTAGATGGCACATCTCTCTATCGAAATGGTTTGGAGATTACATATATTCAAGATTTGTATTAAATAGCATGAGAAATAAGAGATTTAAGAGTAGGTTTGTAGCTTCTCATGTTGGACAATTGCTTACAATGTTAATAATGGGAGCATGGCATGACTTAAAATGGTATTATATTATATATGGACTATATCAGGGCTTAGCATTAGTTGGAACTGATATATATCAAAGAAAATCGAAATTTTATAAAAATCATAAGAAAGAAAAATGGTTTCAATATGCTCAAATAGTGATTACATTCCATATAGCATGTTTTGGATTGTTAATATTTTCAGGATATTTGTATAATAAGTAG
- a CDS encoding ATP-dependent DNA helicase — translation MDKIIIKESVRNLVEFCLKQGDIDNRFSGNGRALEGTKAHQKLQEDNGKIYENYQKEVYLTHEFEMKKSVINIEGRADGIINEDDKIIIEEIKSTYKNFSYIDDSNEVHWAQAKVYALIYGEDNKIDTLHIRLSYVQLETDEVKSFERKFTLNELKEFTLKLLEEYERFSILIYKKMSNRNESIKDLEFPFEKYREGQRKLINIAYQTIKEKEMLFAQAPTGIGKTISTIFPAVKALGSGIGEKIIYLTAKTINRQVAEDTYDKLRQGGLKFISITIMAKEKICINKEFDCNPENCIYAKDYYSKVKKVILDIIEGEDRISSEILQNYAEKYEVCPFELSLDLSMYCDGIIGDYNYIFDPRVSLGRILENKGNIVLIDEAHNLIDRARMMYSASLSKDKIMECKKIAKGKLSKIHSVLGKINSYFIDLRNECEHKSVEWFYEVEEPKDLIKYLQLYLKESEEILIRGNRFEGYGEILQLYFDINAFISTMQLYDENYRTSIEKEAQDLKLTLYCVNPAKNLKEYLSKCYSAIFFSATISPIMYYVNMLGGNDETYRLKLPSPFKRENLNVYLSPINIRYKYRERTIGLVKNKILKFVEEQLGNYIIFSPSYVYMELLYDELTKETIKEFEIVKQKQNMSEEEKREFLSKFKENRNLLMLCVLGGMFSEGIDLPGEQLIGSVIVGVGYPMISMNNEIMKDFYNENGYDYAYVFPGINKVQQAVGRVIRTETDKGRILLIDDRYATNKYKLLLPSEWYPIKKY, via the coding sequence ATGGATAAAATTATTATAAAAGAATCTGTAAGAAACTTAGTAGAATTTTGTTTAAAACAAGGTGATATAGATAATAGGTTTTCAGGAAATGGCAGAGCTTTAGAAGGTACAAAAGCACATCAAAAACTTCAAGAAGATAATGGCAAGATTTATGAAAATTATCAAAAAGAAGTCTATTTGACTCATGAATTTGAAATGAAAAAAAGTGTTATTAATATCGAGGGACGAGCGGATGGAATAATAAATGAAGATGATAAAATAATTATTGAGGAAATTAAATCTACATATAAAAATTTTTCATATATCGATGACTCAAATGAAGTTCATTGGGCTCAAGCAAAAGTATATGCATTAATTTATGGTGAGGATAATAAAATAGATACATTACATATAAGGTTATCTTATGTACAGCTTGAGACAGATGAGGTTAAAAGCTTTGAAAGGAAATTCACTTTAAATGAATTGAAGGAATTTACCTTAAAGCTATTAGAAGAGTATGAAAGATTTAGTATTTTAATATATAAGAAGATGAGTAATAGAAATGAGTCCATAAAGGATCTTGAATTTCCATTTGAAAAATATAGAGAAGGTCAAAGAAAATTAATAAATATAGCATATCAGACGATTAAAGAGAAAGAAATGTTGTTTGCTCAAGCTCCAACAGGAATAGGTAAAACAATATCAACTATATTTCCAGCAGTAAAAGCTTTAGGGAGTGGAATTGGAGAAAAAATAATATATTTAACAGCGAAGACAATTAACAGGCAGGTTGCAGAAGATACTTATGATAAACTCAGGCAAGGTGGCTTAAAATTTATAAGTATTACAATTATGGCAAAAGAAAAAATATGCATAAATAAGGAGTTTGATTGTAACCCAGAAAACTGTATATATGCGAAAGATTATTATAGTAAGGTAAAAAAAGTAATATTAGATATTATTGAGGGTGAGGATAGGATTTCCTCGGAAATATTACAAAATTATGCTGAAAAATATGAGGTTTGTCCTTTCGAACTTTCTTTAGATTTAAGCATGTATTGTGATGGGATTATAGGCGATTATAACTATATTTTTGATCCAAGAGTATCATTAGGAAGAATTTTAGAGAATAAGGGAAATATAGTTCTTATTGATGAGGCACATAATTTAATAGACAGAGCAAGAATGATGTATTCGGCATCTTTATCAAAGGATAAAATAATGGAATGTAAGAAGATTGCTAAAGGTAAACTTAGTAAAATACATTCAGTATTGGGTAAAATAAATAGTTATTTTATTGATTTGAGAAATGAGTGTGAGCATAAGAGCGTAGAATGGTTTTATGAAGTTGAAGAACCTAAAGACTTAATTAAATATTTACAGCTGTACCTAAAAGAAAGTGAAGAAATTTTAATAAGAGGAAATAGATTTGAAGGATATGGAGAGATACTACAATTATATTTTGATATAAATGCTTTTATTTCCACCATGCAATTATATGATGAGAATTACAGGACATCTATTGAAAAGGAAGCACAAGATTTGAAGCTTACGTTATATTGCGTAAATCCAGCAAAAAATTTAAAGGAATATCTATCAAAATGTTATTCTGCAATTTTCTTTTCAGCAACTATATCGCCGATAATGTATTATGTCAATATGCTTGGAGGAAATGATGAAACCTATAGATTGAAACTTCCATCACCATTTAAAAGAGAAAATTTAAATGTGTATTTGAGTCCAATTAATATAAGATATAAATATAGGGAAAGAACAATAGGATTAGTAAAAAACAAAATTTTAAAGTTTGTAGAAGAACAATTAGGAAACTATATAATTTTTTCACCATCATATGTATATATGGAGTTACTATATGATGAATTAACAAAAGAAACTATAAAGGAATTTGAAATTGTAAAGCAAAAACAAAATATGAGTGAAGAAGAGAAAAGGGAGTTTTTAAGCAAGTTTAAAGAAAATAGAAATCTATTAATGCTTTGTGTACTTGGTGGGATGTTCTCAGAGGGAATAGATTTACCTGGGGAACAATTAATAGGAAGTGTTATAGTTGGCGTTGGTTATCCAATGATATCAATGAATAATGAAATAATGAAGGATTTTTACAATGAAAATGGTTATGATTATGCGTATGTGTTTCCAGGGATAAATAAAGTGCAACAGGCAGTAGGAAGAGTTATAAGAACTGAAACTGATAAAGGAAGAATTTTACTTATTGATGATAGATATGCTACAAATAAATACAAATTGCTATTACCGAGTGAATGGTATCCTATAAAGAAATATTAA
- a CDS encoding single-stranded DNA-binding protein, with translation MNKIILLGRLVRDPELRHTENSDKIYTKFTIAVQRNFKLPDGAREADFIPIRVWGKKAEVIVKYMKKGSLITVSGRLRTGSYEDKDGNKKYIIEVVAEDFKFIENKKQKDEILEG, from the coding sequence ATGAATAAAATAATACTGTTAGGAAGATTAGTTAGAGACCCTGAACTTAGGCACACTGAAAATAGTGATAAGATTTATACTAAATTTACAATCGCTGTACAAAGAAATTTTAAGTTGCCAGATGGAGCTAGAGAAGCTGATTTTATTCCAATTAGAGTATGGGGAAAAAAAGCGGAAGTTATTGTTAAATATATGAAGAAAGGAAGCCTTATCACAGTGAGTGGAAGACTAAGAACTGGTAGCTATGAAGATAAGGATGGGAATAAAAAGTATATAATAGAGGTTGTAGCAGAAGACTTTAAATTTATTGAAAATAAAAAACAAAAAGATGAGATTTTAGAAGGTTAA
- a CDS encoding acyltransferase, which translates to MDNGYFVHESSYVDDNVKIGAGTKIWHFSHVMSNSEMGEKCNIGQNVVVSPGVKLGNGVKIQNNVSVYTGVICEDDVFLGPSCVFTNVVNPRSFIERKSEYKETIIGKGASIGANVTIVCGHNIGKYALIGAGAVVTKDIPDYALVVGNPAKMLGYVCQCGERLNFNDEHATCSACGKNYDINGEKVKCIND; encoded by the coding sequence ATGGATAATGGTTATTTTGTACATGAATCCAGTTATGTAGACGATAATGTCAAAATAGGAGCTGGAACAAAGATATGGCATTTTTCTCACGTTATGAGCAATAGTGAAATGGGAGAAAAATGTAACATAGGACAGAATGTTGTAGTATCACCAGGTGTAAAACTTGGAAATGGTGTAAAGATACAAAATAATGTTTCTGTTTATACTGGAGTGATTTGTGAGGATGATGTTTTCTTAGGACCTTCATGTGTGTTCACAAATGTGGTAAATCCGAGAAGTTTTATAGAAAGAAAGAGTGAATATAAGGAAACTATAATTGGCAAAGGTGCATCCATAGGCGCAAATGTTACAATAGTATGTGGGCATAATATAGGTAAGTATGCCTTGATAGGAGCAGGTGCAGTAGTTACTAAGGATATACCAGATTATGCTTTAGTTGTTGGAAATCCAGCAAAAATGTTGGGATATGTATGCCAATGTGGTGAGAGGCTGAATTTTAATGATGAGCATGCAACATGCAGTGCTTGCGGAAAGAATTATGATATAAACGGTGAAAAAGTTAAATGCATAAATGACTAG
- a CDS encoding nucleotide sugar dehydrogenase, with amino-acid sequence MSALKQQLLDKINNKTAKVGVVGLGYVGLPLAVEKANAGYKTIGFDVQEQKVKMVNDGQNYIGDVVDETLKKLVEAKTLQATTDFSFVKDVDTICICVPTPLDLYKQPDLSYVVDSTKSVAQYLHKGMLVILESTTYPGTTEEVLKPILEESGLKCGEDFFLAFSPERVDPGNKDFNTKNTPKVVGGCSEECTEVAAALYRNILEGDIHTVSSPAVAEMEKILENTFRNINIGLANEMAILCNRMGIDVWEVIDAAKTKPYGFMPFYPGPGLGGHCIPLDPFYLEWKAKEYDYHTRLIETSGEINDSMPEFVLDNVMKILNKNKKALNGAKVLLLGVAYKNDIDDYRESPAFKVIELLEKNGADLKVNDPYCAVSKYKGKIYNSVDWKEVIDDSDIVIITTNHSCYDYESIVARAKVVYDTRNATKNVINNREKIYKL; translated from the coding sequence ATGTCAGCATTAAAACAACAATTATTAGATAAAATAAACAATAAAACTGCCAAAGTTGGGGTGGTTGGTCTTGGATATGTAGGATTACCATTAGCTGTAGAAAAAGCTAATGCAGGGTATAAAACTATAGGCTTTGACGTTCAAGAGCAAAAAGTAAAAATGGTTAATGACGGACAAAATTATATAGGAGATGTAGTTGATGAAACTTTAAAGAAATTGGTAGAAGCAAAAACGCTACAAGCAACAACTGATTTCAGTTTTGTAAAAGATGTAGATACTATTTGTATTTGTGTACCAACTCCTTTAGATTTATATAAGCAACCTGATTTATCATATGTAGTTGACTCAACAAAAAGTGTTGCACAATATTTACATAAAGGTATGCTTGTTATTCTTGAAAGTACTACTTATCCAGGAACAACAGAAGAAGTTCTTAAGCCAATTTTAGAGGAAAGCGGACTTAAATGTGGAGAAGACTTTTTCTTGGCTTTCTCACCAGAAAGAGTTGATCCAGGTAATAAGGATTTTAATACTAAAAATACTCCAAAAGTTGTTGGAGGATGTAGTGAAGAATGTACTGAAGTTGCAGCAGCATTATATAGAAACATTTTAGAAGGAGATATACATACAGTATCATCACCAGCTGTGGCTGAAATGGAAAAGATATTAGAAAATACTTTTAGAAATATAAATATTGGATTAGCTAATGAAATGGCTATATTATGTAACAGAATGGGGATAGACGTATGGGAAGTTATAGATGCAGCAAAAACTAAACCATATGGATTTATGCCATTTTATCCAGGACCAGGACTTGGAGGTCACTGTATTCCGCTTGATCCATTTTATTTAGAGTGGAAAGCAAAAGAATATGATTATCATACAAGATTAATCGAAACATCAGGAGAAATTAATGATTCAATGCCTGAATTTGTACTTGATAATGTTATGAAAATTTTAAATAAGAATAAAAAAGCATTAAATGGAGCAAAAGTTTTATTATTAGGTGTAGCTTATAAAAATGATATTGATGATTATAGAGAATCACCAGCATTTAAGGTAATAGAATTACTAGAAAAGAATGGTGCTGATCTTAAAGTAAATGATCCTTATTGTGCTGTATCAAAGTATAAAGGAAAAATATATAATTCAGTTGACTGGAAAGAAGTTATCGATGACTCTGACATTGTTATAATTACAACAAATCACAGCTGTTATGATTACGAATCGATTGTAGCTAGAGCTAAGGTTGTGTATGATACAAGAAATGCAACTAAGAATGTAATAAATAACAGAGAGAAGATTTATAAGTTATAA
- a CDS encoding DUF1836 domain-containing protein — translation MGKNFDSNYIKELAEEISKNSLISYEDFPKYDLFLSQVIDYLNDKFLDEKFTNNIVQNYTKSEVITKPEDGKKRGYTKTHLTQLVLLGYMRPILTTEEIKKVFRLAFNEINDRNDDILAWEETYKTFIQIQKESLENNLITSLASEDKLEEIIKTFNLKDKDKERIKIFLLVLSLIAEASVIKKLVQKIVNEYETE, via the coding sequence ATGGGGAAAAATTTTGATTCAAATTATATTAAAGAATTAGCTGAGGAAATATCGAAAAATAGTTTGATTTCATATGAAGATTTTCCTAAGTACGATTTATTTTTATCACAAGTAATTGATTATTTAAATGATAAATTTTTGGATGAAAAGTTTACTAACAATATAGTTCAAAACTATACTAAAAGTGAAGTGATAACCAAACCAGAGGATGGTAAAAAGCGAGGATATACAAAAACTCATTTGACACAATTAGTATTGCTTGGATATATGAGACCTATTTTAACGACAGAAGAAATAAAAAAAGTATTTAGACTTGCTTTTAATGAAATAAATGATAGAAATGATGATATTTTAGCATGGGAAGAAACTTACAAGACTTTTATTCAAATTCAAAAAGAAAGCTTGGAGAATAATTTAATTACATCTTTAGCAAGTGAAGATAAATTAGAAGAAATTATTAAGACTTTTAATTTGAAAGATAAAGATAAGGAAAGAATAAAAATTTTTCTATTAGTTTTATCGTTAATTGCAGAAGCAAGTGTTATAAAAAAACTAGTTCAAAAAATAGTTAATGAATATGAAACAGAGTAG
- a CDS encoding DegT/DnrJ/EryC1/StrS family aminotransferase: MNIPLIDLKAQYKSISEDLDRVTKEVLSSANYIMGKNVTEFEMEFAEYIGVKHAISVGNGTDALVIALKSLGIGNGDEVITSTFTYFASAEAISAVGATPVFVDVEKETFNIDPTKIEEKITDKTKAIIPVHIFGQCAKMDEINEIAKKHNLKIVEDAAQASGAKYKGKRAGTLGDAACFSFFPTKNLSCAGDGGIIVTNDDGIATIARALRTHGSGENGQKAYNLLNNIKEEIETSKEGDDTVYNPLKYYNYLIGYNSRLDAIQAAILKVKLPYLDKWNAGRRRIAKIYDEKFKDSNVVTPIIAEENETIYHQYVLQCDDRDAMLVKLKEKGVATGVYYPVPLHLQKVYKDLGYKEGDMPIAEYLSHRTFAIPVYPELTEEEINYIVESIQA, translated from the coding sequence ATGAATATTCCATTAATTGATTTAAAAGCTCAGTATAAATCTATTTCTGAAGATTTAGATAGAGTGACTAAGGAAGTACTTTCTTCAGCAAATTACATCATGGGCAAAAATGTAACAGAATTTGAAATGGAATTTGCAGAATACATAGGTGTTAAGCATGCAATATCCGTAGGAAACGGAACAGATGCATTAGTTATTGCATTAAAATCTTTAGGAATAGGAAATGGTGATGAAGTAATAACTTCTACATTCACTTATTTTGCTTCAGCAGAAGCTATTTCAGCAGTTGGTGCAACACCTGTTTTTGTTGATGTGGAAAAAGAAACGTTTAATATAGATCCAACTAAGATAGAAGAAAAAATTACTGATAAGACAAAAGCTATTATACCAGTACATATCTTTGGTCAATGTGCAAAGATGGATGAAATAAATGAAATAGCTAAGAAACATAATTTAAAGATTGTAGAAGATGCAGCCCAAGCATCAGGTGCTAAATATAAAGGTAAAAGAGCAGGAACATTAGGAGATGCTGCTTGTTTTTCATTCTTTCCAACAAAGAATCTTTCATGTGCTGGAGATGGTGGTATTATAGTAACAAATGATGATGGAATAGCAACCATAGCAAGAGCTTTAAGGACTCATGGAAGTGGTGAAAATGGTCAAAAAGCATACAATCTATTAAATAATATTAAAGAAGAAATTGAGACATCAAAAGAAGGTGATGATACAGTATATAATCCATTAAAGTATTATAATTACTTAATAGGATATAACTCAAGACTAGATGCTATCCAAGCAGCTATTTTGAAAGTAAAATTACCGTATTTAGATAAATGGAATGCTGGAAGAAGAAGAATTGCTAAAATATATGATGAAAAATTTAAAGATTCAAATGTAGTGACACCAATCATAGCTGAAGAAAACGAAACTATCTATCATCAATATGTACTTCAGTGTGATGATAGAGATGCTATGCTAGTTAAACTTAAGGAAAAGGGAGTAGCAACAGGAGTGTATTATCCAGTTCCGCTACACTTACAAAAGGTATATAAAGATCTTGGATATAAAGAAGGGGATATGCCTATCGCTGAATACTTATCGCATAGAACTTTTGCAATTCCTGTTTATCCAGAACTGACAGAAGAAGAAATTAATTATATAGTTGAAAGTATTCAAGCTTAA
- a CDS encoding YihY/virulence factor BrkB family protein has product MKCKSIMKFLIYLIVKIKKDDVFALASQLAYYLVLSFFPFMLFLMTLIGFSRFNSAQILAQLSIMFPKSILELTRTTIEEVFDNQHTGLLGISILLTVWTASSAFKAIIKSVNKAYNFKENRSFIKLSIISMLGILSLAITIMLSLILLVFGNVIGEYIQSIYQFYIISVFWNVLRYFLILVIMIFIFIGIYTFAPAKKLIWKEVIPGAIFSTLGWGIVSFGFSFYIDNFNNYARLYGSLGAVFILMTWLFLISIIFILGVEINCVTAENKKIKY; this is encoded by the coding sequence ATGAAATGTAAAAGTATAATGAAATTTTTAATATATCTTATAGTTAAAATTAAGAAAGATGATGTATTTGCCTTAGCCTCTCAGCTAGCATACTATTTGGTGTTGTCATTTTTCCCATTCATGCTTTTTTTGATGACATTAATTGGCTTTAGTAGGTTTAATTCTGCTCAAATATTAGCACAACTTAGTATTATGTTTCCCAAAAGTATACTAGAATTAACAAGAACAACAATAGAAGAAGTATTTGATAATCAACATACTGGTTTGTTAGGAATTTCAATTCTGTTGACGGTATGGACAGCATCCTCGGCATTTAAAGCTATAATTAAAAGTGTAAATAAAGCTTATAATTTTAAGGAAAACAGATCGTTTATTAAGTTGTCAATAATATCTATGTTGGGAATATTATCATTAGCAATAACTATAATGCTGTCACTGATACTTTTAGTTTTTGGTAATGTAATAGGAGAATACATTCAATCGATTTATCAATTCTATATAATATCAGTTTTTTGGAATGTATTGAGATATTTTTTAATACTTGTTATCATGATATTTATTTTTATAGGGATTTATACATTTGCTCCAGCTAAGAAGCTTATATGGAAAGAGGTGATTCCTGGAGCTATATTTAGCACACTAGGATGGGGGATAGTATCTTTTGGATTTTCATTTTATATAGATAATTTTAATAATTACGCAAGATTATATGGAAGTCTTGGAGCAGTATTTATTCTAATGACATGGTTATTTTTGATATCAATAATATTTATTTTGGGAGTTGAAATAAACTGCGTTACAGCAGAAAATAAAAAAATCAAATATTAA
- a CDS encoding DUF6514 family protein — MNLVEEYASVNSEADLEFRYAYRLIKSNFMGVTAYGIEIERKDYVGLKNVNLEREKVETISIHRHKVKQLLMKLYNNQVSPIHLIDVIGNYVDEHVCEFDVGTNEKIIN, encoded by the coding sequence ATGAATTTAGTTGAGGAGTATGCATCGGTTAATAGTGAAGCGGATCTTGAATTTCGATATGCATATAGACTCATAAAATCAAATTTTATGGGTGTAACGGCATATGGGATAGAGATTGAAAGAAAAGATTATGTGGGATTAAAGAATGTGAATTTGGAAAGAGAAAAAGTCGAAACTATATCAATTCATAGACACAAGGTGAAACAATTACTAATGAAATTATACAATAATCAAGTTTCACCAATACATTTGATTGATGTGATAGGTAATTATGTTGATGAACACGTTTGCGAGTTTGATGTAGGAACAAATGAAAAAATTATAAATTAA